A genome region from Primulina eburnea isolate SZY01 chromosome 9, ASM2296580v1, whole genome shotgun sequence includes the following:
- the LOC140841635 gene encoding uncharacterized protein → MRTGTCCVVKVGKVSMEKDEVVDNVFDAIVGAIEKVPKKWNGVRSLHLKFYDSVALPIYQALPDLKLKIDGAKSEKGAGLVKLSDNAAESKEMIGIKDGNSGKKKKKTGRIHELQYMDKEPVGSEDNDEFAGQKKEGILMNESDADGN, encoded by the exons ATGAGGACCGGGACATGTTGTGTGGTGAAGGTCGGAAAAGTGTCGATGGAAAAGGATGAAGTTGTGGATAATGTGTTTGATGCGATTGTGGGGGCTATTGAGAAGGTGCCAAAGAAGTGGAATGGTGTGAGGAGTCTGCACCTGAAGTTCTATGACTCTGTGGCGCTGCCGATTTATCAAGCTTTGCCAGACCTCAAGTTGAAAATAGATGGTGCGAAAAGTGAGAAGGGAGCCGGGCTAGTGAAATTGAGTGATAATGCCGCCGAGTCTAAGGAAATGATTGGGATCAAGGATGGTAATAgtgggaagaagaagaagaagactgGGAGAATTCATGAGCTTCAATATATGGAT AAGGAGCCAGTGGGGAGTGAGGATAATGATGAATTTGCGGGACAGAAGAAGGAAGGAATTTTGATGAACGAAAGTGATGCTGATGGTAATTAA
- the LOC140841638 gene encoding uncharacterized protein, protein MSWLARSIANSLKLDDDEDDVRTDKPESEHSEGPHLQSDDASSPTSTPRGVKDDLSDLTKTLTRQFWGVASFLAPPPQQIRNDEENDESDPDLISGIRSDFAEIGGKFKSGISRLSNNINVTEITKMASDFLQLGSDDEGEEGSKEGFDSARNGAVGVSEEVVAFARDIAMHPETWLDFPLPQNAEDDLDFYMSDAQQEHALAVERFAPRLTALRIELCPGYMSETRFWKIYFVLLHPRLDSHEAELLSTPQIVKARALLTQELKSRTSSKQEDVSRGKSFNPETNAGSQNEEPLSVLSPVFSGNESTKGSDIEIHSANALADSETVKHPIESDEIQIVDKSVIKENDACQVTDQTINSGFPNVLGEKDEDDADDWLKEESSEIGPASRVTIPIENEEDVSFSDLEEDDGDVSSNFKKSDHSFKKDSPEWVQLSKSSSNPSKDLNNKYSGKENVNTHDKKESNDWLDVDDIDVASSIM, encoded by the exons ATGTCATGGTTGGCTCGATCCATCGCCAACTCTCTCAAGCTCGATGACGACGAGGATGACGTCAGGACCGACAAACCCGAATCTGAGCATTCGGAAGGCCCTCACCTCCAGAGCGACGATGCATCATCTCCAACCTCTACGCCGCGCGGCGTCAAGGATGATCTCTCGGACCTCACCAAAACCCTGACACGTCAATTCTGGGGAGTGGCTTCATTTTTGGCTCCCCCTCCTCAGCAGATCAGAAACGACGAGGAAAATGATGAATCCGATCCGGATTTGATTTCGGGGATTCGGAGTGACTTTGCGGAGATTGGGGGAAAGTTCAAGAGTGGGATTTCTCGGCTATCGAATAACATCAACGTGACTGAAATCACGAAAATGGCCTCGGATTTCCTGCAGTTGGGATCGGATGATGAAGGTGAGGAGGGGAGCAAGGAGGGTTTTGATTCGGCGAGGAATGGTGCAGTGGGTGTCAGTGAGGAAGTGGTGGCCTTCGCTCGGGACATTGCTATGCATCCAGAGACTTGGCTGGATTTTCCTCTACCCCAAAATGCTGAAGATGATCTTG ATTTTTATATGTCTGATGCCCAACAAGAACATGCCTTAGCTGTTGAACGGTTCGCTCCGAGATTAACTGCTTTGAGGATTGAGCTTTGTCCTGGATACATGAGTGAAACTCGGTTCTGGAAGATTTACTTTGTTCTCCTTCACCCTAGACTGGATAGCCATGAAGCTGAACTTCTATCGACCCCACAG ATAGTGAAAGCAAGAGCCTTGCTGACACAAGAGTTGAAGAGTCGAACTTCATCAAAACAAGAAGATGTGTCACGTGGTAAATCTTTTAACCCAGAAACCAATGCTGGTTCTCAAAATGAAGAGCCTCTTTCAGTGCTATCCCCTGTCTTTTCTGGAAACGAGAGTACCAAGGGATCAGACATTGAGATACATTCAGCCAACGCGCTAGCAGATTCTGAAACAGTTAAGCATCCGATTGAGAGTGATGAAATTCAAATCGTTGACAAGTCCGTTATAAAAGAAAATGATGCCTGCCAGGTTACAGACCAAACCATAAACTCTGGTTTCCCAAATGTTTTGGGAGAGAAAGATGAAGATGATGCTGATGATTGGTTAAAGGAAGAAAGTTCAGAAATTGGTCCTGCGTCTAGAGTCACCATTCCCATTGAAAACGAAGAAGACGTCTCATTTAGCGATCTTGAAGAAGATGATGGTGACGTATCCTCGAATTTCAAAAAATCCGATCACAGTTTCAAAAAAGACTCTCCAGAATGGGTTCAACTAAGTAAAAGCTCGTCCAATCCATCTAAGGATTTGAACAATAAGTACTCTGGCAAAGAAAATGTAAATACCCATGACAAGAAAGAATCAAATGACTGGCTCGATGTTGATGACATTGATGTCGCTTCATCAATCATGTAA
- the LOC140840894 gene encoding protein PHLOEM PROTEIN 2-LIKE A10-like, which produces MGSLELVKKCLLYTKNRKKWVLVLCALGFTGYGAYEIYNLPSVVKKRERLSKLMGASISVAEMLSDSAEAFGILSKDLKQFIQSDSNEIPLSLKQIYKMTLSNEFHDSLARITRAFSVGILQAYGHEMTKNGYSMIAGSDLSDRIADNLFSSAGSGFASVVVGSFARNSVMAFCSEFLNADHSSSMTNENFSMWAEFICDQYKFRELIGYCTQVFVSTAVAVETIIHTAHHVLNTDSGAVSKPDFDHSSKIDLNGGFFEVEKTIIGRKPSLSHLNPRKFKNRDRGFVGKMSSTLAVPRNRKLVLDMTGAVAFETVRSFLEFSLEKLSDSVKRSVGIAHEEMADRGSETVRYVSDKSSAVTSVCIALCLSILNSPWILVNS; this is translated from the exons ATGGGTAGTCTCGAATTAGTGAAGAAATGTTTACTGTACACAAAGAACAGGAAAAAATGGGTTCTTGTTTTGTGCGCATTGGGATTCACAGGCTACGGTGCATATGAGATTTACAACTTGCCTTCTGTTGTTAAGAAGAGGGAAAGGTTGTCCAAACTGATGGGGGCTTCAATTTCTGTGGCTGAAATGTTGTCTGATTCAGCTGAGGCATTCGGGATTCTTTCCAAAGACTTGAAACAGTTTATACAATCAGATTCAAACGAAATTCCACTAAGTTTGAAGCAAATTTATAAAATGACCCTGTcaaatgagtttcatgattcaTTGGCAAGAATCACTAGGGCTTTTAGTGTAGGAATCTTGCAAGCATATGGACATGAGATGACCAAAAACGGTTATTCTATGATTGCGGGTTCGGATTTGTCTGACCGGATTGCGGATAATTTGTTTTCGAGTGCAGGCTCTGGATTTGCTTCTGTAGTTGTCGGGAGttttgctaggaactcggtaatGGCCTTCTGTTCCGAGTTTTTGAATGCTGATCATAGTTCTTCGATGACAAATGAGAATTTTTCGATGTGGGCCGAGTTTATCTGTGATCAATACAAGTTTAGGGAGCTTATTGGATATTGTACCCAAGTATTCGTAAGCACAGCCGTGGCAG TGGAAACAATTATCCATACGGCTCATCATGTCTTGAATACAGATTCAGGTGCTGTTTCGAAACCAGATTTTGATCATtcctcgaagattgatttgaatgGTGGTTTCTTTGAGGTAGAGAAGACGATTATTGGGAGAAAACCAAGTTTAAGCCATTTAAATCCAAGAAAATTCAAGAATCGTGATCGTGGTTTCGTGGGCAAAATGTCATCAACTCTGGCTGTGCCAAGAAACCGGAAGCTTGTACTTGATATGACTGGAGCGGTGGCATTTGAAACAGTAAGATCTTTTCTCGAGTTTTCGTTGGAGAAATTATCGGACAGTGTGAAGAGAAGTGTTGGTATTGCTCATGAAGAGATGGCGGATAGGGGATCTGAAACAGTTAGATATGTGAGTGACAAGTCTTCTGCAGTTACATCTGTGTGTATCGCTTTGTGTCTAAGCATTCTGAATAGCCCGTGGATTTTAGTGAATTCGTAA